The following coding sequences lie in one bacterium genomic window:
- a CDS encoding GldG family protein yields the protein MKDKYITLIGVLGLDLIFLGALLSWILSQFVLLSKIALGLGLILIILWLVFSWSKARQAIGKRSTAQGTSTILAVVFLVGIIVVANAFGAKFHSWIDLTKEKLYSLSDQTEKLLKQLDRKVELIVFDSNDSPKNPRAIELAQEYSAASPKISYTVINPDRRPALAKYYGVTQYGQMVVNVGKKKFALITNPNEQAITNSLKQLLFQGEQKAYFLTGHGETSPFDSTANGMSELAKEISQEGFTVDTLNLMRTGRIPDDAAIIVVAAPKVDLLPAERESLWAFYDRGGKLLFMLEPGFADSTAIWLGKFGVNVGNDLVIDIPRLAGVGPEMPLVLDYDANHPVTKGFNLGVMFPTVRSVAAGSTKAGVRITELAKTSPQSWGETRWKTGRAKKDKNDLEGPVPVVCAVQNVIKQPQPRMVVFGDHDFAVNQFLRFSGNLDLVMNSVDWLAKQENLIAIRPKNPEDRKLLLSPRQQQKIFYLSVVALPFVAILLAELFWWKKQYA from the coding sequence ATGAAGGATAAGTATATCACTTTAATAGGAGTTTTAGGGCTCGATTTGATATTCCTTGGGGCGCTCCTTTCGTGGATACTTTCCCAGTTCGTGTTGCTTTCAAAAATAGCACTTGGATTAGGGCTGATACTGATAATCCTCTGGCTCGTTTTCTCATGGAGTAAGGCTCGACAGGCTATCGGCAAGAGGTCAACTGCTCAGGGGACAAGCACTATTTTAGCTGTAGTGTTCCTCGTGGGCATAATTGTTGTCGCGAATGCGTTCGGCGCAAAATTCCACTCGTGGATAGACCTGACAAAGGAAAAGTTGTACTCGCTTTCAGACCAAACGGAAAAATTGCTCAAGCAACTTGACAGGAAAGTTGAACTTATTGTGTTCGACAGCAATGATTCGCCTAAGAATCCTCGTGCTATAGAGCTTGCACAGGAATATTCAGCTGCCAGCCCAAAAATATCATATACGGTAATAAACCCCGATAGAAGACCAGCGCTGGCAAAGTATTATGGTGTCACCCAATATGGTCAAATGGTTGTCAATGTCGGAAAGAAAAAATTTGCTTTAATAACAAATCCTAACGAGCAAGCGATTACCAATTCTCTTAAGCAATTGCTTTTCCAAGGGGAGCAGAAAGCATATTTCCTCACCGGACATGGTGAAACATCGCCTTTTGACTCGACTGCTAATGGCATGAGCGAACTCGCCAAGGAAATATCACAAGAGGGATTCACGGTTGATACGCTTAACCTTATGAGAACCGGGCGTATACCTGATGATGCAGCCATTATAGTTGTCGCGGCACCAAAGGTTGACCTTCTGCCCGCTGAACGCGAATCGCTATGGGCATTCTACGATCGAGGAGGAAAGTTGCTTTTCATGCTTGAACCCGGCTTTGCGGACTCGACAGCTATCTGGCTCGGGAAGTTTGGCGTTAATGTTGGAAACGATTTAGTCATTGACATTCCGAGATTAGCAGGGGTAGGTCCTGAAATGCCACTCGTTCTCGACTACGATGCTAACCATCCTGTAACGAAAGGTTTTAACCTCGGTGTCATGTTCCCCACGGTTCGCTCAGTTGCCGCAGGCTCGACAAAAGCAGGCGTAAGAATTACTGAGCTCGCGAAAACATCTCCACAATCTTGGGGTGAGACGAGGTGGAAAACTGGCCGCGCAAAAAAAGACAAAAATGACCTTGAGGGTCCTGTGCCGGTGGTGTGTGCGGTGCAGAATGTTATTAAGCAACCTCAACCAAGAATGGTGGTATTCGGTGACCATGATTTCGCAGTAAACCAATTCCTGAGGTTTTCCGGCAACCTTGACCTTGTTATGAATTCCGTGGATTGGCTTGCAAAGCAGGAGAACCTTATCGCAATAAGACCGAAAAATCCAGAGGACAGGAAACTTCTACTTTCCCCTCGCCAGCAACAAAAAATCTTTTACCTTTCGGTTGTGGCATTGCCATTTGTTGCGATTTTGCTTGCCGAACTTTTCTGGTGGAAGAAGCAGTATGCATAA
- a CDS encoding ABC transporter permease: MRKFTTLLSKELGQFFSTPIFYAILAVFIGVSGFFFYNIARYFANYCMFTLQYKFQGFNVPLNVNQWVVRPFFINLAVLALFLIPIITMRSYAAERAYGTAELLLTAPVKTSQLVLSKLVGGLILFIVLISTTILFQLILDHYAVGGLDWGPVWAGYLGLLLIGFATIPLGQFISTLTKNQIIAAFLTFAFMLILWIVDWSTLFSQTKLAKIVGYIGMAPHFNNFAKGVIDTSDVIYFISAGILGIFLTYQSVESWRWRGA; encoded by the coding sequence ATGCGGAAGTTCACTACATTATTGAGTAAGGAACTCGGGCAATTTTTCTCTACACCAATATTTTACGCTATCTTAGCCGTATTTATCGGTGTTAGCGGATTCTTTTTCTACAATATTGCGCGATATTTCGCCAACTACTGTATGTTCACGCTACAATATAAGTTTCAGGGGTTCAATGTGCCTCTTAATGTTAATCAGTGGGTTGTCAGACCCTTTTTCATTAATTTGGCTGTTCTTGCGCTGTTTTTAATACCAATAATAACTATGCGTTCCTATGCGGCTGAAAGAGCATATGGGACGGCTGAACTTTTGCTAACCGCTCCCGTGAAAACTTCGCAGCTTGTTCTATCCAAGCTCGTAGGGGGGCTCATACTTTTCATTGTTCTCATATCCACCACTATCTTGTTCCAGTTGATACTTGACCATTATGCTGTGGGCGGTCTCGATTGGGGTCCTGTGTGGGCTGGCTACCTCGGGCTTCTATTGATAGGATTCGCCACAATCCCGCTGGGACAATTCATATCGACCCTGACAAAAAACCAGATTATCGCAGCATTCCTTACATTCGCTTTCATGCTTATACTCTGGATAGTCGACTGGAGCACGCTTTTTTCCCAGACCAAACTCGCCAAAATCGTAGGATACATAGGAATGGCACCTCATTTTAACAATTTCGCAAAAGGCGTTATCGACACATCTGATGTTATATACTTCATATCAGCAGGTATTCTGGGTATTTTCCTAACATATCAGTCGGTGGAATCTTGGCGATGGCGCGGAGCATGA
- a CDS encoding ATP-binding cassette domain-containing protein, with amino-acid sequence MIIVENLVKYYGKFKALDGVTFEAKDGEVLGLLGPNAAGKTTTMRILTTYLPFTSGKAVVAGHDVVKEPIKVREKIGYMPENPPLYNDMKVKRFLSFVGKLRGLYGKKLADRLEYVRDVCQLDEVWNMYISQISKGYRQRVGLASALIADPPVLILDEPTIGLDPRQIRYTRELIKELGGNHTVLLSTHILPEAEMTCDRVAIINKGKIIAVGKPSELAEKIRRVNAVRVELSGPQNEVEKALLELDGVIEIRPGERPNTFVVNFEPKWDVREQITRLANERGWTILELTPIEASLEEIFLELVVEEPDRTQAGAND; translated from the coding sequence ATGATTATAGTGGAAAATCTTGTTAAATACTACGGTAAATTCAAGGCACTTGATGGAGTCACATTTGAGGCGAAGGATGGGGAGGTGCTGGGACTTCTGGGACCCAACGCCGCAGGGAAAACCACAACAATGAGAATTTTAACCACCTATCTGCCGTTCACATCGGGCAAAGCCGTGGTTGCCGGACATGATGTGGTAAAAGAACCAATAAAAGTGCGCGAGAAAATAGGATACATGCCGGAAAATCCACCCCTTTACAATGATATGAAGGTTAAGCGCTTTCTAAGTTTCGTTGGAAAGTTAAGAGGGCTTTATGGGAAAAAGCTTGCTGATAGGCTTGAGTATGTTCGCGATGTCTGTCAGCTTGATGAGGTCTGGAACATGTATATATCGCAAATTTCGAAAGGTTATCGTCAGCGTGTGGGGCTCGCTTCCGCATTAATAGCTGACCCGCCGGTCCTGATTCTTGACGAGCCGACGATAGGCCTTGACCCGAGGCAAATCCGTTATACGCGCGAGCTTATAAAAGAACTCGGCGGAAACCACACTGTGCTCCTATCTACCCACATCTTGCCCGAAGCTGAAATGACATGCGACCGTGTTGCCATCATTAACAAAGGGAAAATTATCGCCGTGGGCAAACCCTCTGAGCTTGCCGAAAAAATAAGAAGAGTTAATGCTGTCAGAGTGGAGCTTTCAGGTCCGCAAAACGAAGTTGAAAAGGCACTTCTTGAACTCGATGGTGTTATAGAAATCCGTCCGGGAGAAAGACCCAACACATTTGTGGTCAACTTTGAACCAAAGTGGGATGTCAGAGAGCAGATAACAAGATTAGCAAACGAGCGCGGCTGGACTATACTCGAATTAACGCCAATAGAAGCGAGTCTTGAGGAAATATTTCTTGAACTCGTCGTTGAGGAACCAGACAGAACCCAAGCCGGAGCCAACGATTAA